In Flavobacterium sp. N1736, the following are encoded in one genomic region:
- a CDS encoding group III truncated hemoglobin, with protein MATLKDISNIEDIKLMVDTFYDNIRKDDLLGPIFNDKLQDRWPVHLQKMYGFWQTILFDVRAYSGTPFPPHKQLPVDKTHFDRWIQIFNASIDTLFAGEVTEEAKMRATNMAFMFNHKIEYFRNAENSTKL; from the coding sequence ATGGCAACTCTTAAAGATATTTCAAACATAGAAGACATAAAATTGATGGTCGATACTTTTTATGATAACATTAGAAAAGACGATCTTCTTGGACCAATTTTTAACGACAAATTACAAGATCGCTGGCCGGTGCATTTGCAAAAAATGTATGGTTTTTGGCAGACTATTTTATTTGATGTCCGCGCATATTCAGGAACACCTTTTCCTCCGCATAAACAATTACCTGTAGATAAAACACATTTTGATCGCTGGATTCAAATTTTTAACGCATCAATCGATACTCTTTTCGCAGGTGAAGTTACTGAAGAAGCAAAAATGCGTGCCACAAATATGGCTTTTATGTTCAATCATAAAATTGAATATTTCAGAAACGCAGAAAATTCAACAAAACTGTAA
- a CDS encoding RICIN domain-containing protein → MNKTTQKPQNRMKLIIMFCIIMISLMTKTTAQTVTPWITSGDQTRLLQQQGTVSFGTNSGSNPSTVTVNPSTTYQTMDGFGYTLTEGSCEVISGMAATQQNQLLNDLYNPTTGLNASVVRISIGASDLSSSSYSYNETSGDVNMNNFSLNGPDLTYLVPILKKIKLINPNIKILATPWSAPRWMKTNNSWFGGNLQTQYYAAYARYFVKYFDAMQAQGISIWGITPQNEPENPNNEPSMLMNSTEQKNFINQQLGPQMASAGYGNIKIIAFDHNCDNTAYPIDVLNNSGYVDGAAFHLYLGNISAMSTVRNATNKNVYFTEQYTGSGGSFGGDFGWHMQNVVIGSTNNWSKTVLEWNAANNSSLGPRTPGGCSTCLGAITVNNSTSYTKNVAYYIIGQISKFVKPGALRISSSSTNGSIVSAGFKNPDGSIALVIYNSGSANAIKVVSGTSAFNYTVPASSAVTFTWGAGTPPVTGLPGYYNIISRNSNKGLDVADNATTSGSRIQQYDVTGGGGNNQRWKFVSDGSGNYYIIVKSIGLYLAVENNGATDGLKVQQRTLSASNEFKWTVTSLGDGYYKIINLNSGKSLDVENVSTANGANIQVWSYTGGLNQQWQLVQVESTAKKVAVEEVNSPSDLSVYINTSNDYLKINTPNSGSGQVEIYSVTGQILLKSTIDFVSGNETEVDISKLSKGLYIVKVTDSKGSHSKKVAKK, encoded by the coding sequence ATGAACAAAACTACCCAAAAACCACAAAACCGAATGAAACTTATAATAATGTTTTGCATTATTATGATTTCATTAATGACTAAAACAACAGCACAGACTGTTACGCCCTGGATTACTTCAGGCGATCAAACAAGATTATTACAACAACAAGGTACTGTAAGCTTTGGTACAAATTCAGGATCTAATCCTTCTACAGTCACTGTAAACCCTTCAACAACCTATCAAACTATGGATGGTTTTGGATACACACTTACAGAAGGAAGCTGCGAAGTTATTAGCGGAATGGCTGCTACACAACAAAATCAGTTATTGAATGATTTGTATAATCCAACTACAGGATTAAACGCAAGTGTTGTTCGTATTAGTATAGGAGCTTCAGATTTAAGCAGTTCTTCGTACAGTTATAACGAAACTTCGGGCGATGTAAATATGAATAATTTTAGTTTGAACGGACCAGATTTAACGTATTTAGTTCCCATTCTAAAAAAGATAAAATTAATTAATCCAAATATTAAAATATTGGCAACTCCGTGGTCAGCACCACGCTGGATGAAAACCAATAATTCTTGGTTTGGCGGAAATTTACAAACACAATATTATGCGGCTTATGCCCGATATTTTGTGAAATATTTTGATGCCATGCAGGCACAGGGAATTTCGATTTGGGGAATCACGCCTCAAAACGAACCTGAAAATCCAAATAACGAACCAAGTATGCTGATGAATTCTACAGAACAAAAGAATTTTATTAATCAACAGCTTGGTCCTCAGATGGCATCCGCAGGTTATGGAAATATAAAAATCATAGCTTTTGATCATAATTGTGATAATACAGCGTATCCAATTGATGTTTTAAATAATAGCGGTTATGTTGATGGAGCAGCTTTTCATTTGTATTTAGGAAACATTTCGGCTATGTCAACAGTGCGAAATGCAACAAATAAAAATGTTTATTTCACGGAACAATATACAGGATCAGGAGGAAGTTTTGGCGGAGATTTTGGCTGGCACATGCAAAATGTTGTTATTGGAAGCACAAATAACTGGTCAAAAACAGTTCTGGAATGGAATGCAGCAAATAATTCAAGCCTTGGTCCGCGTACTCCGGGCGGATGCAGCACTTGTTTAGGAGCAATTACAGTAAACAATAGTACAAGTTATACAAAAAATGTAGCGTATTATATTATTGGGCAAATCTCAAAATTTGTAAAACCGGGTGCTCTAAGAATCAGTTCTTCAAGTACAAATGGATCTATTGTTTCTGCCGGATTTAAAAATCCTGACGGATCTATTGCACTTGTAATTTATAATTCCGGATCAGCAAATGCAATCAAAGTTGTTTCAGGAACATCTGCGTTTAATTATACAGTTCCTGCTTCATCTGCGGTAACATTTACCTGGGGAGCAGGAACACCGCCTGTTACAGGTTTGCCGGGATATTATAATATCATTTCAAGAAATAGTAATAAAGGTTTGGATGTGGCAGATAATGCAACAACAAGCGGAAGCCGTATTCAGCAATATGATGTTACAGGCGGTGGCGGAAATAATCAACGCTGGAAATTTGTATCTGACGGAAGCGGCAATTACTACATTATTGTAAAATCTATCGGATTGTATCTTGCAGTTGAGAATAATGGCGCGACAGACGGACTAAAAGTACAGCAAAGAACATTGTCTGCTTCAAACGAATTTAAATGGACCGTTACAAGTCTTGGAGATGGTTATTATAAAATCATCAATTTGAATAGCGGAAAATCATTAGATGTCGAAAATGTTTCTACGGCAAATGGCGCAAATATTCAGGTTTGGTCGTATACAGGAGGTTTAAATCAGCAATGGCAATTAGTACAGGTTGAATCTACAGCTAAAAAAGTTGCAGTAGAAGAAGTTAATTCTCCATCTGATTTATCTGTTTATATAAATACATCAAACGACTATTTAAAAATTAATACACCAAATTCAGGTTCGGGGCAGGTTGAGATTTATTCGGTAACGGGTCAGATTTTGCTGAAAAGTACGATTGATTTTGTAAGTGGAAATGAAACAGAAGTTGATATTTCAAAATTATCAAAAGGATTATATATTGTTAAAGTTACTGATAGCAAAGGTTCACATTCTAAGAAAGTGGCTAAAAAATAG
- the ilvA gene encoding threonine ammonia-lyase IlvA, with amino-acid sequence MNLFNEVLAAKKQLENVVAATPLTQNLNLSEEFKSTVLLKREDLQIVRSYKIRGAYNKISSLKDTEKATGIVCASAGNHAQGVAYSCHLLQIKGKIYMPKTTPKQKVKQVQLFGKSFVEIVLTGDTFDDAYASATADAIKNHKTFIHPFDDEKVIAGQGTVGLEILESFKEPIDYVFVPIGGGGLASGLSEVFKHLSPNTKIIGVEPKGAPSMKTSIAENKNTALKTIDKFVDGAAVKQVGDMTFDICRNNLDDIILVPEGKVCTTILRLYNEEAMVVEPAGALTIAALDFYKDKIKGKKVVCVVSGSNNDIERTAEIKERSLLYEGLMHYFMIQFPQRPGALKEFVNNILGPDDDITYFQFHKKNNREVGSVVVGLELKNKKDIMNIKLNMTKNGFEFQYLNDNQDLFTQLIG; translated from the coding sequence ATGAATCTATTTAACGAAGTACTTGCCGCAAAAAAGCAACTTGAAAATGTGGTTGCCGCTACACCACTCACACAAAATTTGAATCTTTCAGAAGAATTTAAATCGACTGTTTTATTAAAAAGAGAAGATTTACAAATTGTTCGGTCGTATAAAATTAGAGGTGCTTACAACAAAATTTCTTCGTTAAAAGATACTGAAAAAGCAACTGGAATTGTTTGTGCAAGTGCCGGCAATCATGCTCAGGGCGTTGCTTATTCCTGTCATTTACTTCAGATAAAAGGCAAAATTTATATGCCAAAAACTACTCCAAAACAAAAAGTAAAACAAGTGCAATTGTTTGGAAAATCCTTTGTAGAAATTGTTCTTACAGGAGATACTTTTGATGATGCCTATGCATCGGCAACTGCAGACGCTATTAAAAATCACAAAACTTTCATTCATCCTTTTGATGATGAAAAAGTAATCGCCGGTCAGGGAACTGTTGGTTTAGAAATTCTAGAAAGCTTTAAAGAACCTATTGATTATGTTTTTGTTCCGATTGGCGGCGGTGGACTTGCTTCAGGATTATCTGAAGTTTTTAAACATTTGAGTCCGAATACAAAAATTATTGGGGTTGAACCAAAAGGCGCTCCTTCAATGAAAACTTCTATTGCCGAAAATAAAAATACAGCACTCAAAACAATAGATAAATTTGTTGATGGCGCCGCCGTAAAACAGGTTGGAGATATGACTTTTGACATTTGCCGAAATAATCTGGATGATATTATTCTCGTTCCCGAAGGAAAAGTCTGCACTACAATTCTACGATTATACAATGAAGAAGCTATGGTTGTAGAACCTGCAGGCGCATTAACAATTGCTGCTTTAGATTTTTACAAAGACAAAATAAAAGGCAAAAAAGTGGTTTGTGTAGTAAGCGGAAGCAATAATGACATTGAAAGAACTGCCGAAATAAAAGAACGCTCTTTACTTTATGAAGGTTTAATGCACTACTTTATGATTCAGTTTCCACAGCGTCCGGGAGCTTTAAAAGAATTTGTAAATAACATTTTAGGTCCCGATGATGACATTACTTATTTTCAGTTTCATAAAAAAAACAATCGCGAAGTAGGTTCTGTAGTTGTTGGTTTAGAATTGAAAAACAAAAAAGACATTATGAATATTAAACTAAATATGACAAAAAACGGATTTGAGTTTCAGTACTTAAATGACAATCAGGATTTGTTTACACAGTTAATTGGTTAA
- a CDS encoding DUF4136 domain-containing protein yields MKTFKLVPIFLLLLLASCSTVSVYSDYDKNVDFTPYKTYAFFKPGIDKVEISDLDKRRILHAIDTELQAKGFTKSENPDLLVNIFTKSREQVNVNQFSAGWGYGWGWGWNPYMMYGNQTTVSTSTEGTLFIDLIDAKKKEMIWQGEGVGTLTKNVDKKDAKVQEIVSKVLAQYPPVKK; encoded by the coding sequence ATGAAAACATTCAAATTAGTACCCATTTTTCTGCTTTTACTTTTAGCCTCTTGCAGCACGGTTAGTGTTTATTCTGATTACGACAAAAACGTAGATTTTACGCCTTATAAAACTTATGCTTTCTTTAAGCCGGGAATTGACAAGGTTGAAATTTCTGATTTGGATAAAAGACGTATTCTTCACGCAATAGATACTGAATTGCAGGCAAAAGGTTTTACCAAAAGCGAAAATCCTGATTTATTAGTAAACATTTTTACTAAATCAAGAGAACAGGTAAATGTAAACCAATTCAGCGCCGGTTGGGGTTACGGTTGGGGCTGGGGATGGAATCCTTACATGATGTACGGAAACCAGACTACTGTTTCAACTTCTACAGAAGGAACTTTATTCATTGATTTAATCGATGCTAAAAAGAAAGAAATGATCTGGCAAGGTGAAGGTGTTGGAACTTTAACAAAAAACGTTGATAAAAAAGACGCAAAAGTACAAGAAATTGTAAGCAAAGTTTTGGCTCAATATCCTCCGGTTAAAAAATAG
- a CDS encoding urocanate hydratase, with amino-acid sequence MTFKEQIQQGIPSILPPKAAYDLAINHAPKRKEILSAEEKKLALKNALRYFEAKHHAELIKEFSEELEKYGRIYMYRLRPDYRMYARPIDEYPGKSLQAKAIMHMIQNNLDYAVAQHPHELITYGGNGAVFQNWAQYLLTMQYLSEMTNEQTLTMYSGHPMGLFPSHSEAPRVVVTNGMVIPNYSKPDDWEKMNALGVSQYGQMTAGSYMYIGPQGIVHGTTITVLNGFRKIKLNPEGNLFVTSGLGGMSGAQPKAGNIAGCITVCAEVNPKITKIRHEQGWINEIVTSTEELVKRVHSAKANKEVVSIAYLGNVVDVWECFDKENIKIDLGSDQTSLHNPWAGGYYPVGISFEEANEMMANNPELFKEKVQESLRRQAKAINKHTAKGTYFFDYGNAFLLEASRAGADVMAENNIDFKYPSYVQDIMGPMCFDYGFGPFRWVCTSGKPEDLQKTDNIASQVLEELAKTAPNEIQQQMQDNIKWIKGAQENKLVVGSQARILYADAEGRIKIAEAFNQAIAKGEIGTVVLGRDHHDVSGTDSPYRETSNIYDGSRFTADMAIQNVIGDSFRGATWVSIHNGGGVGWGEVINGGFGMVLDGSKEASKRLASMLFWDVNNGISRRSWARNDEAIFAIKRAMEVQPLLKVTLPNIVDESLF; translated from the coding sequence ATGACTTTTAAAGAACAAATACAACAAGGAATACCAAGTATATTACCTCCAAAGGCAGCATACGATTTAGCGATTAACCATGCGCCAAAAAGAAAAGAAATCCTTTCGGCAGAAGAAAAAAAACTGGCTTTAAAAAATGCTTTGCGTTATTTTGAAGCTAAACATCATGCTGAATTAATCAAGGAATTTTCAGAAGAATTAGAAAAATACGGTCGTATCTATATGTATCGTTTACGTCCTGATTACAGAATGTACGCGCGCCCAATTGACGAATATCCGGGAAAATCTTTGCAGGCAAAAGCGATTATGCACATGATTCAGAACAATCTGGATTATGCTGTGGCGCAGCATCCGCATGAATTAATTACGTATGGCGGTAACGGAGCTGTTTTCCAGAACTGGGCACAGTATTTATTAACGATGCAATATTTGTCTGAAATGACAAACGAGCAGACTTTAACTATGTATTCAGGTCATCCGATGGGATTATTTCCTTCGCATTCAGAAGCGCCTAGAGTCGTGGTTACAAACGGAATGGTGATCCCAAATTATTCTAAACCGGACGATTGGGAAAAAATGAATGCTTTGGGCGTTTCGCAATACGGACAAATGACGGCAGGAAGTTATATGTATATTGGTCCTCAAGGAATTGTACACGGAACTACGATTACGGTTTTGAATGGTTTCAGAAAAATAAAATTAAATCCTGAAGGCAATTTATTTGTAACTTCAGGTCTTGGCGGAATGTCTGGCGCGCAGCCAAAAGCCGGAAATATTGCAGGTTGTATTACGGTCTGCGCCGAAGTAAATCCAAAAATTACCAAGATTCGTCACGAACAAGGCTGGATTAATGAAATCGTAACTTCGACAGAAGAATTGGTTAAAAGAGTCCATTCGGCGAAAGCCAATAAAGAAGTGGTTTCGATTGCTTATTTAGGAAATGTGGTTGATGTTTGGGAATGTTTTGACAAAGAAAATATCAAAATTGATTTAGGTTCAGATCAAACTTCGCTTCATAATCCTTGGGCTGGCGGTTATTATCCGGTTGGGATTTCATTTGAAGAAGCGAACGAAATGATGGCAAACAATCCTGAATTATTCAAAGAAAAAGTACAGGAATCGTTGCGTCGTCAAGCGAAAGCAATTAACAAACATACCGCAAAAGGTACTTACTTTTTTGATTACGGAAATGCCTTTTTATTAGAAGCTTCCCGCGCCGGAGCAGATGTAATGGCGGAGAATAATATCGATTTTAAATATCCGAGTTACGTTCAGGATATTATGGGACCAATGTGTTTTGATTACGGTTTTGGTCCTTTTAGATGGGTTTGTACATCTGGAAAACCAGAAGATTTACAAAAAACAGATAACATTGCAAGTCAGGTTTTAGAAGAATTGGCAAAAACAGCTCCAAATGAAATTCAGCAGCAAATGCAGGATAATATTAAATGGATTAAAGGTGCGCAGGAAAATAAATTGGTTGTAGGTTCTCAGGCAAGAATTCTTTATGCTGATGCCGAAGGTCGAATTAAAATTGCAGAAGCTTTTAATCAGGCGATTGCAAAAGGCGAAATTGGAACTGTGGTTTTAGGCCGTGATCATCATGATGTTTCAGGAACGGATTCTCCTTACAGAGAGACGTCAAACATTTATGACGGATCTCGTTTTACGGCAGATATGGCGATTCAAAACGTGATTGGCGACAGCTTTAGAGGTGCAACCTGGGTATCGATTCATAATGGCGGCGGAGTTGGCTGGGGAGAGGTTATTAACGGCGGATTTGGTATGGTTCTTGATGGTTCTAAAGAGGCTTCAAAGCGTTTAGCATCAATGCTTTTCTGGGATGTTAACAACGGGATTTCAAGACGAAGCTGGGCCCGAAATGACGAAGCTATTTTTGCTATAAAAAGAGCAATGGAAGTTCAGCCTTTACTAAAAGTAACTTTACCTAATATAGTAGACGAAAGTTTATTTTAG